In Syntrophales bacterium, a single window of DNA contains:
- a CDS encoding XRE family transcriptional regulator: MTQNEDIKSGAVKGFKIGGKVRELRQKRHYTMKDLSIKTDLSKTLLSEIENDEVVPPVATLLKLAKALGVGMTFFFEDVEISEKISVTRPGERIQLKRRPHHHEGEVDYVYEILETKKPDKRMLPLLVEFQPMDRSDMIFTNHEGEEFLYLIEGTLEFRTDDRMEVLQPGDSLYFESDINHSFRALDEKQARAVVVVWSKT, translated from the coding sequence ATGACACAAAACGAAGATATCAAATCGGGAGCCGTAAAGGGATTTAAAATTGGCGGCAAAGTAAGAGAACTCAGGCAAAAAAGACATTACACCATGAAGGACCTGTCTATAAAAACCGATCTGTCAAAAACTCTTTTATCTGAAATAGAAAATGATGAGGTTGTTCCACCCGTGGCAACTCTGCTCAAGCTGGCCAAAGCTCTTGGTGTAGGAATGACTTTTTTCTTTGAGGACGTGGAAATCAGTGAAAAAATTTCTGTTACCCGTCCTGGTGAGCGGATACAGCTCAAACGCAGACCGCACCATCATGAAGGGGAAGTCGATTACGTTTACGAAATCCTTGAAACGAAAAAACCTGACAAGCGTATGTTACCCTTGCTGGTAGAGTTTCAGCCCATGGATAGAAGTGACATGATTTTTACGAACCACGAGGGAGAAGAATTCTTATATCTCATCGAAGGAACACTTGAATTTCGCACCGATGATCGAATGGAGGTACTCCAGCCGGGCGATTCCCTCTATTTTGAATCGGATATAAACCACAGCTTTCGTGCTCTGGATGAAAAACAGGCAAGGGCTGTTGTTGTGGTCTGGAGTAAAACATAA
- a CDS encoding 3-methyl-2-oxobutanoate dehydrogenase subunit beta translates to MQLKVPEREYMYPGHVACPGCGAAIAMRLFMKVMGEKTIIVLPACCWSIIAGAYPQSTLQVPIIHSAFETGGAVASGVRAALDIKGDTETTVVTWAGDGGTFDIGFQALSGAVERNEDFIYVCYDNEAYMNTGIQRSSSTPYGAWTTTTPGQEWKKMRKKNIVEALVAHRIPYAATANIAFPEDMIRKVQKAKEIKGARFLHIFASCPTGWRIPSEISVKIARMAVQTNIFPLYEVEGGVKYTINYTPKEYPVREYFKLQGRFQHLTDNDLAQIQEMVNEDWELLLRKAGELS, encoded by the coding sequence ATGCAACTGAAAGTTCCTGAACGTGAGTACATGTACCCGGGACATGTGGCCTGTCCCGGATGCGGGGCCGCAATTGCCATGAGATTGTTCATGAAGGTGATGGGTGAAAAGACCATAATTGTCCTTCCTGCCTGTTGTTGGTCCATTATAGCGGGCGCCTATCCTCAGTCTACATTGCAGGTTCCGATAATCCATAGTGCCTTTGAAACCGGAGGCGCCGTGGCCAGTGGTGTGCGTGCGGCATTGGATATTAAGGGAGATACCGAAACCACCGTCGTTACATGGGCCGGCGATGGAGGAACTTTTGATATCGGCTTTCAGGCACTCAGCGGCGCCGTTGAGCGTAATGAAGATTTTATCTATGTATGCTATGACAATGAAGCCTATATGAATACCGGCATTCAGCGCAGTTCTTCTACCCCTTACGGTGCGTGGACCACCACAACACCGGGACAGGAATGGAAAAAGATGCGGAAAAAGAATATTGTAGAGGCTCTGGTAGCCCATCGCATTCCTTATGCTGCCACGGCTAATATTGCCTTCCCGGAAGATATGATTCGAAAGGTTCAAAAAGCCAAAGAAATAAAGGGAGCGCGCTTTCTCCATATTTTTGCCAGTTGCCCTACCGGCTGGCGTATTCCATCTGAAATATCCGTCAAGATTGCCCGAATGGCTGTCCAGACCAATATTTTTCCCCTTTATGAAGTCGAAGGCGGTGTAAAATACACGATAAACTACACTCCCAAGGAGTATCCGGTAAGAGAGTATTTCAAACTCCAGGGACGATTCCAGCATCTCACTGACAATGATTTAGCGCAGATTCAGGAAATGGTCAACGAGGACTGGGAACTCCTGCTCCGTAAGGCGGGTGAACTGTCTTAA
- the porA gene encoding pyruvate ferredoxin oxidoreductase translates to MKKVLEGSQAVAEAVRLAKVSVISAYPITPQTHIVEFLSEYCSDGRLGARFLRVESEHSALAALIGAASSGVRTFTATSSQGLALMHELLHWTSGARLPVVMVEVNRALAPGWNIWTDQTDSLAQRDTGWIQLYCENSQETLDTTLQAFRLAEMVNLPVMVVLDAFYLSHTYEPVDVPEQELVDCFLPPYDPKFQVDTKDPRAFGSLVLPNAYMEMRHNIAMAMEEVLSIFPEIEEDFAGIFGRRYGSVEPIACDDAEIILVTSGTVTSTSRQVIQGLRAKGEKVGLLKVKLFRPFPSEMFRRILRPAKKVAVIDRNFSFGASGIFAQELRAALCNLPGHPPVFGYIAGIGGRDVTTDILENIYWQTKKNEVPEKESIWMGLQEVDHATESS, encoded by the coding sequence ATGAAGAAAGTCCTGGAGGGAAGTCAGGCAGTAGCTGAAGCGGTTCGCCTGGCAAAAGTCAGCGTTATTTCTGCTTATCCTATCACTCCGCAAACCCATATCGTCGAGTTCCTTTCAGAGTATTGTTCAGATGGCAGATTGGGCGCACGTTTTTTGCGTGTGGAGAGTGAACATTCTGCTCTGGCTGCTCTGATTGGAGCAGCGAGCAGCGGGGTGAGGACATTTACCGCCACTTCCTCACAGGGGCTGGCCCTGATGCACGAACTCCTCCACTGGACATCGGGTGCAAGGCTTCCGGTTGTAATGGTCGAAGTAAATCGGGCACTTGCTCCCGGCTGGAATATCTGGACCGACCAGACCGACAGCCTGGCACAACGGGACACGGGCTGGATACAGCTCTATTGTGAAAACAGTCAGGAAACTCTGGATACCACTCTTCAGGCCTTCCGCCTGGCGGAGATGGTTAATCTGCCGGTCATGGTAGTTTTAGATGCGTTTTATCTCTCACACACTTATGAACCGGTTGATGTACCGGAACAGGAACTGGTCGACTGCTTCCTCCCTCCGTACGACCCAAAATTTCAGGTTGACACAAAAGATCCGCGTGCGTTTGGTTCATTAGTTCTGCCGAATGCTTACATGGAAATGCGCCATAATATTGCAATGGCGATGGAGGAAGTTCTGTCTATATTTCCAGAAATCGAGGAAGATTTTGCCGGAATATTTGGGCGTCGTTATGGGTCAGTAGAACCGATTGCCTGTGATGATGCGGAAATCATTTTGGTAACGTCCGGAACGGTCACGAGTACGAGCCGTCAGGTAATTCAAGGCTTGCGTGCAAAGGGAGAAAAAGTCGGGCTCCTGAAAGTAAAACTTTTCCGTCCCTTTCCCTCGGAGATGTTTCGCCGGATACTCAGACCGGCAAAAAAAGTCGCCGTGATTGACCGCAATTTCTCATTCGGGGCAAGTGGTATATTTGCCCAGGAATTGCGAGCCGCTCTTTGCAACCTTCCCGGCCATCCTCCGGTTTTCGGTTATATTGCGGGAATCGGCGGACGTGACGTGACAACGGACATATTAGAGAACATATACTGGCAAACCAAAAAGAATGAGGTTCCGGAAAAAGAAAGTATATGGATGGGACTTCAGGAGGTGGATCATGCAACTGAAAGTTCCTGA
- a CDS encoding carbon starvation protein A yields MTSLIILAGFLIYLTLYFTYGKKLEKDVVGASDLIEAPSKRLYDGVDYIPARKEVLFGHHFASVAGAAPIIGPAIAICWGWLPALLWVWFGNVFIGAVHDYLALMASVRYDGKSVQFVASDLIGKRTGVAFYWIVFFLLILVVAAFAAIVGGMFVRTPAIASAYLWKILAALILGVLLYRVKMNFGLATIIGIVMLTIAIWLGTVTPIKLSYMIWMWVFFFYIVIAAAIPVNVLLQPRDYLNSWLLYFGLALGFIAAVFAFKGFEVPAFSSFAPILMGGKPTPFWPAIPLIIACGSLSGFHSLVASGTTSKQLEKESDGLFIGYGAMFTEGFLSTIVIVSIAGFGYTALKNAGVTTEMLNYGNWGAMFTKVSASVKLSAANLFVQSYSDMVASTWLGVIPAKYVKVIAGMWVASFAMTTLDTTNRLARYCLSEMAAPLKDSATGLYNVLTNRWIASIIPAAIGIWLAATGNWLIIWGSFGAANQLVASIALMTGAAFVAKKLKSPFANIAVIPAWLLWITVTCAIIWFLAVVQPGAIAAKPVPGWTVTIILSIMLILNFVFFWDFIKSKAYKVE; encoded by the coding sequence ATGACAAGTTTAATTATTCTTGCTGGTTTTTTGATTTATTTAACACTTTATTTTACCTACGGCAAAAAGCTAGAAAAAGATGTCGTAGGAGCGTCGGATCTCATAGAGGCGCCCTCCAAGCGCCTATATGACGGGGTGGATTATATCCCGGCGAGGAAAGAGGTTCTCTTCGGGCATCATTTTGCGTCAGTTGCCGGTGCCGCGCCGATAATCGGCCCCGCAATAGCGATATGCTGGGGCTGGCTTCCCGCACTTCTCTGGGTCTGGTTCGGCAATGTTTTCATTGGAGCCGTTCATGATTATCTGGCCTTAATGGCATCTGTCCGCTATGACGGCAAATCAGTCCAGTTTGTCGCCTCAGATCTAATTGGAAAGAGAACGGGAGTGGCATTCTACTGGATCGTTTTCTTCCTTCTCATTCTCGTTGTAGCAGCCTTCGCAGCTATTGTCGGCGGTATGTTTGTCCGGACTCCGGCCATTGCATCGGCATATCTATGGAAGATACTTGCCGCTCTGATCCTGGGTGTACTTTTATACCGGGTAAAGATGAATTTTGGCCTTGCTACCATTATCGGCATCGTTATGCTGACAATCGCCATCTGGCTGGGCACGGTAACCCCTATAAAACTAAGCTACATGATCTGGATGTGGGTATTCTTTTTCTATATTGTTATTGCCGCTGCTATTCCCGTTAATGTACTCCTGCAACCGAGGGATTATCTCAATTCATGGCTTCTTTATTTTGGACTCGCCCTGGGTTTTATAGCGGCCGTCTTTGCATTTAAGGGATTTGAAGTCCCTGCATTTTCCAGCTTCGCTCCCATCCTGATGGGAGGCAAACCGACGCCTTTCTGGCCTGCGATACCGTTGATTATCGCCTGCGGTTCCCTCTCGGGTTTCCACTCTCTTGTCGCTTCCGGTACAACATCGAAACAGCTCGAAAAAGAAAGTGACGGTTTGTTCATAGGGTACGGCGCCATGTTTACCGAGGGGTTCCTGTCGACCATCGTCATTGTATCCATAGCGGGTTTCGGTTATACCGCACTAAAGAATGCGGGAGTGACAACAGAGATGTTGAATTACGGTAACTGGGGGGCAATGTTTACAAAGGTATCCGCTTCCGTTAAGCTGTCTGCGGCAAATCTTTTCGTCCAGTCTTACTCGGATATGGTTGCCTCGACCTGGCTGGGAGTTATCCCGGCTAAATACGTCAAGGTAATCGCCGGCATGTGGGTCGCTTCATTTGCCATGACGACCCTTGACACCACCAACCGTCTGGCCCGCTACTGCCTGTCCGAAATGGCTGCTCCGCTGAAAGACAGCGCCACGGGACTTTACAACGTCCTGACAAATCGCTGGATTGCCTCCATTATTCCGGCAGCGATCGGAATCTGGTTGGCCGCGACAGGAAACTGGCTTATCATCTGGGGGTCCTTCGGTGCGGCAAATCAGTTGGTCGCATCCATCGCCCTTATGACCGGCGCAGCATTTGTCGCCAAAAAACTGAAATCGCCGTTTGCCAATATCGCCGTAATTCCGGCCTGGCTGCTCTGGATTACCGTTACCTGCGCTATCATCTGGTTCCTTGCGGTTGTTCAGCCGGGTGCCATAGCGGCGAAGCCCGTTCCTGGATGGACAGTGACGATTATCTTGTCTATAATGCTGATACTGAATTTTGTCTTCTTCTGGGATTTCATTAAATCGAAGGCATACAAGGTAGAATAA
- the elyC gene encoding envelope biogenesis factor ElyC → MFLFKKIFAPLFFPVSLCLEIMILGLYLLFFTKKQKAGKVIMLIGVLLFASLSYGVVSDRLLKPLEYQYPPLALNSVSDISSSAKWIVVLGGGHTSDPRLPVTSQISDESLVRLIEAIRLYKELPECKLILSGGRSFDPVPEAETMARVAQAIGVNKQDLLLETGSRDTKDQAQHIKSILGSNKFILVTSASHMPRSIALFRKLGMDPIPAPAGHRVKQKQGDGISPHDFYPDPGALVKAQRAIYEYLGIAWARLRNQI, encoded by the coding sequence ATGTTTCTCTTTAAAAAAATTTTCGCACCTTTATTTTTCCCGGTATCTTTATGTCTGGAGATTATGATACTGGGCCTGTACCTGCTTTTTTTTACAAAAAAGCAGAAGGCGGGAAAAGTCATTATGCTGATAGGGGTGCTATTGTTTGCATCACTCAGTTATGGAGTTGTTTCCGACAGATTGTTAAAGCCCCTGGAGTATCAATACCCACCACTTGCTTTAAATTCAGTATCTGACATTTCGTCTTCAGCAAAGTGGATCGTTGTGCTGGGTGGAGGGCACACATCTGATCCCAGACTTCCAGTTACCAGTCAGATTTCAGACGAGTCTCTTGTTCGTCTTATAGAGGCTATTCGTCTTTACAAAGAACTACCTGAATGCAAGCTTATCCTCTCAGGCGGAAGGAGTTTTGATCCGGTTCCCGAGGCTGAAACTATGGCGCGTGTCGCCCAGGCAATCGGTGTAAATAAACAGGATTTGCTTTTAGAAACAGGTTCCAGGGACACAAAGGATCAAGCTCAACACATCAAGTCAATTCTTGGAAGCAACAAATTTATCCTGGTAACTTCCGCTTCACACATGCCTCGCTCGATTGCCCTATTCAGAAAGTTGGGAATGGATCCAATTCCAGCCCCTGCCGGTCATCGTGTTAAACAAAAACAGGGTGACGGCATAAGTCCCCACGATTTTTACCCTGATCCGGGAGCGTTGGTCAAGGCTCAAAGAGCGATATATGAATATCTGGGAATTGCCTGGGCAAGATTGAGAAACCAGATATAA
- a CDS encoding ArsA family ATPase, whose product MKIIFFTGKGGVGKSTMAAAAAWQFSQKSRVLIVSLDPAHNLGDIFGITLKNKEKQFTENLFLEEVNIQKLSRDYLQREINVFSDTYKYLQALNLDNYFSVLKYSPGIEEYALLTSIEETIRNKTDFDYIIFDTPPTGLTLRFLALPRITITWIDQLTRIRKQILKKRYTIYRIRGTSSKEETVLDYDEEDDNVMKRLRRLSENYHALNKTLQGKDCSVVVVFNPDVLSLRESERLIEGLHDLNLPLRLFINNKITEENSELSAETEKSISRMAKDIPFERVSLSKTLLDGEKGSLYNIAEIIISRLQER is encoded by the coding sequence ATGAAGATAATTTTTTTTACAGGAAAAGGAGGGGTGGGTAAATCCACCATGGCGGCTGCTGCGGCATGGCAGTTTTCTCAAAAAAGCCGTGTATTGATCGTTTCTCTGGATCCGGCACATAACCTGGGAGACATCTTCGGGATAACACTGAAGAACAAAGAAAAGCAATTTACAGAAAACCTTTTTCTTGAAGAGGTCAACATTCAGAAACTTTCACGAGATTATCTTCAGAGGGAAATCAATGTCTTCTCAGACACTTATAAATATCTTCAAGCACTGAATCTCGACAATTACTTTTCCGTACTGAAATATTCACCCGGCATAGAAGAGTATGCGCTACTGACCAGCATCGAAGAGACGATAAGGAACAAAACAGATTTTGACTACATCATATTCGATACACCACCGACCGGGCTGACACTCAGGTTTCTTGCCCTGCCAAGGATTACAATAACTTGGATTGACCAACTGACCCGGATCAGAAAGCAGATTCTGAAAAAACGCTATACGATATATAGAATAAGAGGCACTTCAAGCAAAGAAGAGACGGTGCTCGATTACGATGAAGAAGACGATAATGTTATGAAAAGGCTAAGGAGGTTAAGTGAAAACTATCATGCTTTGAACAAAACCCTGCAGGGAAAGGATTGCTCCGTTGTCGTGGTTTTTAATCCCGATGTTCTTTCCCTGAGGGAGTCCGAGAGATTGATTGAAGGTCTTCATGATCTGAACCTGCCACTTCGCCTCTTCATAAACAATAAGATAACGGAAGAAAACAGTGAACTGTCCGCAGAGACTGAAAAAAGTATAAGCAGGATGGCCAAAGATATTCCGTTCGAGCGGGTTTCCCTGTCGAAGACACTCCTTGACGGAGAAAAGGGGAGTCTATACAATATAGCGGAAATTATCATATCCAGACTTCAGGAAAGATAA
- a CDS encoding NAD(P)-binding protein, producing the protein MTEKKEIIEAIPLLVPHSYLTTESNKTGSWRFLKPRYEEKTSPCSTACPAGEDIGQIEMLTARGLFKEAWETILRENPFPGVCGRVCYHPCEKICNREEFDKAIAIHSIERFLADTAIRNDLKPLLERNPARKQKIAVIGAGPSGLAAAYFLTLLGYTCDVFEAMPEPGGILRWGIPPYRLPLSVL; encoded by the coding sequence GTGACAGAAAAGAAGGAAATTATTGAAGCAATTCCATTGTTAGTACCACACTCCTACCTAACTACGGAAAGCAATAAGACGGGCTCGTGGCGCTTTCTAAAGCCCCGTTATGAAGAAAAGACTTCTCCATGCAGCACTGCCTGTCCTGCCGGTGAGGACATCGGGCAAATTGAAATGCTGACAGCCCGGGGTTTATTCAAGGAGGCCTGGGAAACCATACTCAGAGAAAACCCCTTTCCCGGCGTCTGTGGACGTGTCTGCTATCATCCCTGTGAAAAAATATGCAATCGAGAAGAATTTGATAAAGCTATTGCCATTCATAGTATCGAGCGTTTTCTCGCCGATACTGCCATTCGGAACGATTTAAAACCCCTTCTGGAACGTAATCCTGCCAGGAAGCAGAAAATAGCGGTAATAGGTGCCGGTCCCAGCGGCCTTGCGGCGGCCTATTTCTTGACCCTCCTCGGTTATACCTGCGATGTCTTCGAGGCTATGCCTGAACCCGGTGGAATTCTCCGGTGGGGAATACCTCCTTACCGCCTTCCCCTTTCTGTTCTTTAA
- a CDS encoding 3-isopropylmalate dehydrogenase, with translation MKTYDIGVVPGDGTGAEVTAEAVKALNALSETGGPQFNFTEYDIGGERYLSKGELLPDSVLSELRDMDAILLGAIGHPEVKPGILEKEILLKMRFELDLYINLRPVILFPGAYTPLKDKNPEDVDFVVVRENSEGLYTGGGGFLKKGTLDEVAIQESINTRKGVERCIRYAFEYCRKRNKEKKLTLCGKTNVLTYAFDLWERVFNECGKEYPDIELDYAHVDATCMWMVKNPEYFDVIVTDNMFGDIITDLGAMIQGGMGIAAGGNINPGNIAMFEPIGGSAPKYTGMNVINPLAAIGAAQMMLEYLEEEAAAKNLLEAIKKVVKNDIKSLDAGKMGFGTREIGDLVARYIKG, from the coding sequence ATGAAGACATACGATATTGGTGTAGTACCCGGAGATGGAACAGGGGCAGAGGTGACTGCCGAAGCCGTTAAGGCATTGAATGCTCTTTCAGAGACTGGAGGGCCTCAATTTAATTTTACTGAATATGACATTGGCGGAGAAAGATACCTCAGCAAAGGAGAACTTCTTCCGGATTCCGTTCTGTCTGAATTGAGAGATATGGATGCTATTCTCCTGGGCGCGATCGGTCATCCGGAGGTTAAACCAGGAATACTTGAAAAAGAGATTCTCTTAAAGATGCGTTTTGAACTGGACCTTTACATAAATCTAAGACCGGTCATTCTCTTTCCAGGTGCGTATACGCCCCTTAAAGACAAGAATCCTGAGGATGTCGACTTTGTGGTTGTGAGGGAAAATTCCGAGGGGCTTTATACAGGAGGCGGAGGTTTTTTAAAGAAAGGAACTCTTGATGAAGTGGCAATTCAAGAGTCAATAAATACGAGAAAAGGGGTTGAACGCTGTATTCGCTATGCTTTCGAATATTGCAGGAAAAGAAATAAAGAGAAGAAGCTGACCCTGTGCGGAAAAACAAACGTACTTACCTATGCATTCGACTTGTGGGAAAGGGTTTTTAATGAATGCGGCAAGGAATATCCTGACATAGAGCTCGACTACGCACACGTGGATGCTACGTGTATGTGGATGGTAAAGAATCCTGAATATTTTGATGTGATTGTAACCGATAACATGTTCGGAGATATTATAACTGATCTGGGAGCGATGATACAGGGTGGAATGGGTATCGCTGCCGGCGGTAATATAAATCCGGGCAATATAGCAATGTTTGAACCGATAGGTGGGTCAGCCCCAAAATATACCGGTATGAATGTAATAAATCCCCTGGCGGCAATAGGTGCGGCGCAGATGATGCTCGAATATCTCGAAGAAGAGGCTGCGGCTAAAAACTTACTTGAAGCGATCAAGAAAGTCGTGAAAAACGACATCAAGAGTCTCGATGCGGGTAAAATGGGTTTCGGAACGCGTGAGATAGGGGACTTGGTGGCTCGCTATATTAAGGGGTGA
- a CDS encoding FAD-dependent oxidoreductase encodes MHTGKHISRHFLEEARNNYNAIFLGCGHSRTARLNIPGEDTEGVEDGFKFLLSIRQNKNPSSNGSIAVIGGGNTAIDVARSIVRLGGKALIIYRRRRQDMPAFEQDVQMALEEGVEIKELLTPAKIIYDNEELVLTLRQMKVVGEDIQGRASVEPDGKNPEEIRVKRIFKAIGKGIAEPWHSPPEEGEGILRMNNSVLAYRHQCPTLVFGGDLTNETKSVVHAVASGKEAAIALDIFFREGFDAIRPTLKTCMVGNGASPLSMEVYMGGPRRLRSPHIVTYEEINTDYFQLTGKVSQPRLLIEERLRTFEEVDLKISAHLATREAGRCFNCGLCSQCENCFVFCPDLSVIRDNSSQGRHINYDYCKGCGVCVVECPRNAMVLEEESYEESPGGKSGSS; translated from the coding sequence ATACATACCGGGAAGCACATTTCACGGCACTTTCTGGAAGAGGCCCGGAATAATTACAATGCCATCTTTCTGGGTTGCGGACATTCCCGTACGGCCCGGTTGAACATCCCGGGAGAAGATACTGAGGGTGTTGAGGATGGGTTCAAATTTCTGCTAAGTATCCGTCAGAATAAAAACCCTTCATCCAATGGATCGATAGCTGTTATTGGAGGCGGCAACACAGCTATTGATGTAGCCCGGAGCATCGTGCGACTTGGCGGAAAGGCTCTTATAATATACAGACGCAGGCGTCAGGATATGCCTGCCTTCGAACAGGATGTGCAGATGGCACTTGAAGAAGGAGTTGAGATTAAAGAACTTCTTACACCCGCAAAGATCATATATGATAATGAAGAGCTTGTTTTGACTTTACGGCAGATGAAAGTTGTTGGTGAAGATATTCAGGGAAGAGCTTCTGTTGAACCCGACGGTAAAAACCCTGAAGAAATCAGGGTTAAACGAATTTTCAAGGCTATTGGTAAAGGGATAGCCGAACCCTGGCATAGTCCCCCAGAAGAAGGGGAAGGAATTTTGAGGATGAACAACTCTGTTCTGGCATACCGGCATCAATGTCCCACTCTCGTGTTTGGGGGCGACCTGACAAATGAGACAAAGAGTGTCGTCCATGCTGTGGCTTCCGGCAAGGAGGCAGCTATAGCTCTTGATATATTCTTTAGGGAAGGATTTGATGCCATCAGGCCGACGCTAAAGACCTGTATGGTGGGAAATGGCGCTTCCCCTCTCTCTATGGAAGTTTACATGGGGGGACCTCGCCGTTTAAGAAGCCCCCATATTGTCACTTATGAAGAAATTAATACCGACTACTTTCAGCTCACCGGCAAAGTCTCTCAACCACGTCTTTTAATAGAAGAACGCCTCCGGACATTTGAAGAAGTAGACCTCAAAATTTCGGCGCATCTGGCCACCAGAGAGGCAGGACGCTGCTTTAACTGCGGTCTCTGTAGTCAGTGTGAGAACTGCTTTGTGTTCTGTCCGGATTTATCAGTAATACGTGATAACAGTTCCCAGGGACGTCATATCAATTATGATTATTGTAAGGGGTGCGGTGTCTGTGTGGTGGAATGCCCCCGCAACGCCATGGTACTCGAGGAGGAAAGTTATGAAGAAAGTCCTGGAGGGAAGTCAGGCAGTAGCTGA
- a CDS encoding 3-isopropylmalate dehydratase small subunit — protein MKFQGKVWKFGDDIDTDLIIPARYLNISDGSELARHCFADIRPDFAKDVSSGDILVAGRNFGCGSSREHAPLAIREAGVSVIIAKSFARIFYRNAFNIGLPLLESEEAAEGILEGEQVAVDLTRGECKSIVSGKIYTARPIPDFMRQLIKAGGLVDYIRGGERKL, from the coding sequence ATGAAATTTCAAGGAAAGGTCTGGAAGTTTGGCGACGACATTGATACTGACCTGATTATTCCGGCAAGGTATCTCAATATTTCAGATGGGTCTGAGTTAGCTCGGCACTGTTTTGCTGATATTAGACCGGATTTTGCGAAGGATGTCTCTTCCGGAGATATTCTCGTTGCGGGCAGAAACTTTGGTTGTGGTTCATCTCGTGAGCATGCGCCGCTTGCTATCAGAGAAGCCGGTGTCAGCGTGATCATAGCTAAAAGTTTTGCGAGAATATTTTACCGGAATGCGTTTAATATAGGGTTGCCACTGCTTGAATCGGAAGAAGCGGCTGAAGGTATATTGGAAGGAGAACAAGTAGCTGTTGATCTTACGAGAGGTGAGTGTAAAAGTATTGTCAGCGGAAAAATTTACACAGCACGCCCGATACCTGATTTCATGAGGCAACTGATAAAAGCAGGAGGATTGGTGGATTATATAAGGGGAGGTGAAAGGAAATTATGA
- the arfB gene encoding alternative ribosome rescue aminoacyl-tRNA hydrolase ArfB, producing the protein MINITPTIKIDESEIQLDFIRASGPGGQNVNKVATAVQLRFDVNNSPSLPDDVRERLIHMAGRRVTGDGVLIVDARRFRTQERNRQDAITRLVELIRTAAVKPKPRRKTRPTLASKKRRIEIKRRHGTIKRLRRSVKHPED; encoded by the coding sequence ATGATTAACATTACACCCACCATAAAAATTGATGAGAGTGAGATCCAACTGGATTTTATACGTGCTTCGGGGCCGGGCGGTCAGAATGTCAACAAAGTCGCCACGGCCGTTCAGCTCCGCTTCGATGTAAACAACTCACCTTCTCTGCCGGATGACGTTCGCGAACGTCTGATTCATATGGCAGGCCGGCGAGTTACAGGAGATGGAGTGCTGATTGTCGATGCCCGCCGGTTCCGTACACAGGAGCGAAACCGGCAGGATGCAATCACGAGATTGGTTGAGTTAATCCGAACGGCAGCTGTAAAACCCAAACCCCGCCGCAAGACAAGACCAACTCTCGCATCAAAAAAACGGAGGATTGAGATTAAGCGCCGCCACGGCACGATCAAGCGCCTTCGACGGTCGGTCAAGCATCCTGAAGATTAG
- a CDS encoding 2-oxoacid:acceptor oxidoreductase family protein translates to MKNRQGLLLWSGVKHKKELIIMLEIRFHGRGGQGTVVATILLAKAFFEAGYQVQSFPFFGIERRGAPVEAYLRLNKKDILIRSNVYNPDHVVVQDRTLIQSIDFTRGLQPGGWILINSPAPPANLTPFAGFRLAFVDASHIARNHKLGTRTSPIVNTSMIGAFASILDMPPMETVVSAIREEITIEAEQNIQAAEDAYREVRILGMIE, encoded by the coding sequence ATGAAAAACAGGCAAGGGCTGTTGTTGTGGTCTGGAGTAAAACATAAAAAGGAACTGATAATTATGCTCGAAATCCGTTTTCATGGACGTGGTGGACAGGGAACCGTTGTAGCCACAATCCTGCTGGCCAAGGCCTTTTTTGAGGCAGGCTATCAAGTCCAAAGCTTCCCTTTTTTTGGAATAGAAAGAAGGGGGGCTCCGGTCGAGGCATATTTAAGACTGAACAAAAAAGATATTTTAATAAGGTCGAATGTTTACAATCCCGATCACGTCGTTGTTCAGGACCGAACTCTTATCCAGAGCATTGATTTTACAAGAGGACTTCAGCCAGGAGGATGGATCCTGATCAACAGTCCGGCTCCCCCTGCTAATTTGACCCCCTTTGCGGGTTTTCGGTTGGCTTTCGTCGATGCCAGCCATATTGCAAGAAATCATAAACTGGGAACCCGTACCTCTCCTATCGTTAACACATCGATGATTGGCGCTTTTGCCAGCATTTTAGACATGCCACCGATGGAAACTGTCGTTTCCGCCATCAGAGAAGAAATTACGATTGAGGCCGAACAAAACATCCAGGCAGCGGAAGATGCATACAGGGAAGTCCGAATTCTCGGAATGATTGAGTAA